A genomic segment from Streptomyces sp. NBC_00459 encodes:
- a CDS encoding ABC transporter ATP-binding protein yields MIRIDSVTKRYPDGTVAVDRLSLDIPDRSITVLVGPSGCGKTTTLRMINRMVEPSEGTILIDGVDSRQQPVNTLRRSMGYVIQNAGLFQHRTIVDNIATVPRMLGWSKDKARARARELMERVGLDASFAKRYPYQLSGGQQQRVGVARALAADPPVLLMDEPFSAVDPVVRKGLQDELLRIQEELGKTIVFVTHDIDEAVKLGTMVAVLRTGGKLAQFAPPAELLSDPADAFVEDFLGADRGIRRLSFFSSAGLELLTTPIVAIDATAEQIAARGATEAPYLLVTGLDGRPLGWSEPGELTAGQVDAGRLLPCGRPFVAGRDSLRAALDCAVLSPTGWAVAVDAEGRAAGVVSQTAIGDAIRGAHAHAAGSAEGPTPGGSGKSGQKVVR; encoded by the coding sequence TTGATACGGATAGATTCAGTCACCAAGCGGTATCCGGACGGCACGGTCGCCGTCGACCGGCTCTCCCTCGACATACCGGATCGTTCGATCACCGTCCTCGTCGGCCCCTCGGGCTGTGGCAAGACGACCACCCTGCGGATGATCAACCGGATGGTCGAGCCCAGCGAGGGCACGATCCTCATCGATGGTGTCGACAGCCGTCAGCAGCCCGTCAACACCCTGCGCCGGTCCATGGGTTACGTCATCCAGAACGCCGGACTCTTCCAGCACCGGACGATCGTCGACAACATCGCCACCGTGCCCCGGATGCTCGGCTGGAGCAAGGACAAGGCCCGCGCGCGGGCCCGGGAACTGATGGAACGGGTGGGGCTCGACGCCTCGTTCGCCAAGCGGTACCCCTACCAGCTCTCCGGCGGCCAGCAGCAGCGTGTCGGTGTGGCACGGGCCCTGGCCGCCGACCCTCCGGTGCTGCTCATGGACGAGCCGTTCTCCGCCGTCGACCCTGTTGTGCGTAAGGGGCTTCAGGACGAACTCCTGCGCATCCAGGAGGAGTTGGGCAAGACCATCGTCTTCGTCACGCATGACATCGACGAGGCCGTCAAGCTCGGCACGATGGTCGCCGTACTGCGCACCGGCGGCAAGCTGGCCCAGTTCGCGCCGCCCGCCGAGCTGTTGTCCGACCCCGCCGACGCGTTCGTCGAGGACTTCCTCGGCGCTGACCGGGGCATCCGGCGCCTGTCGTTCTTCTCCTCGGCGGGCCTGGAGCTGCTCACCACCCCGATCGTCGCGATCGATGCCACCGCCGAGCAGATCGCCGCACGCGGCGCGACCGAGGCCCCGTACCTCCTCGTCACCGGTCTGGACGGGCGTCCGCTCGGCTGGAGCGAGCCCGGTGAGCTGACGGCCGGACAGGTCGACGCCGGCCGACTGCTGCCGTGCGGGCGGCCGTTCGTCGCCGGACGGGACTCGCTGCGCGCCGCGCTCGACTGTGCCGTCCTGTCGCCCACCGGCTGGGCGGTCGCCGTGGACGCCGAGGGCCGGGCCGCCGGTGTCGTCTCACAGACGGCCATCGGCGACGCCATCCGCGGCGCCCACGCCCACGCGGCAGGAAGTGCGGAGGGGCCGACCCCAGGGGGCAGCGGGAAGAGCGGGCAGAAGGTCGTCAGGTGA
- a CDS encoding outer membrane protein assembly factor BamB family protein: protein MTREHVTEQAEARVEEMVRETLHAVALDRVWAPGDLADKVVRRRGRRRFSQAAGAATAVAAITVVAVLGFGGGGTAEQHGPVRPAASPEGWKPWASDDPGADERGCLVDGSALYCAGSEYDAAKIDANTGKRLWTVKVNREGDGFDHPVAVRDGVVYAYRNHTSENLPNGNYRGGTDLMAVDAGDGHLLWSVEMPQDDRSDQAAMLIDGAVVANTPSLRTMSALDPLTGKEKWRHTWDKGIACQRAVLSDTPYLLCTRDAGKPDDSGTDIFRLDPATGSAGKVTTIPGRQSLVGTSEGRLVLIEENDAFSADKKLTTVSGSGQRTSHRYRVEGTTVVASEIVGDRLISVSRQGKASAYSLTTGKTLWTGPVGIEMPDQDLMQGIASPVVSDGQGVVYFFGPTGDLSALDLLTGDQVWHGHVDIDKPGPDFGDSAQLLLYKDVLIARSGNRIDSFLPRISD from the coding sequence ATGACGCGGGAGCACGTGACGGAGCAGGCGGAGGCACGGGTGGAGGAGATGGTCCGGGAGACGCTGCACGCGGTCGCCCTGGACCGGGTGTGGGCGCCCGGTGACCTGGCCGACAAGGTGGTGCGACGGCGCGGGCGGCGCCGTTTCTCGCAGGCCGCGGGGGCGGCGACCGCCGTTGCCGCGATCACTGTGGTGGCGGTGTTGGGCTTCGGGGGCGGCGGTACGGCCGAGCAGCACGGGCCTGTGCGGCCGGCGGCGTCGCCGGAGGGCTGGAAGCCGTGGGCGAGCGACGATCCGGGCGCCGACGAACGAGGCTGCCTGGTGGACGGTTCCGCGCTGTACTGCGCCGGGTCCGAGTACGACGCCGCGAAGATCGACGCCAACACCGGCAAGCGGCTGTGGACGGTCAAGGTCAATCGAGAAGGAGACGGGTTCGACCATCCGGTCGCTGTGCGTGACGGGGTGGTCTACGCGTACCGCAATCACACCTCGGAGAACCTGCCGAACGGGAACTACCGGGGTGGCACCGATCTGATGGCGGTCGACGCCGGCGACGGCCATCTGCTGTGGTCGGTCGAGATGCCGCAGGACGACCGCAGCGATCAGGCCGCCATGCTCATCGACGGCGCGGTGGTGGCGAACACCCCGTCGCTTCGCACGATGTCGGCCCTCGATCCGCTGACCGGCAAGGAGAAGTGGCGCCACACCTGGGACAAGGGCATCGCGTGCCAACGGGCGGTGCTGAGCGACACGCCGTATCTCCTGTGCACGCGGGACGCCGGGAAGCCGGACGACTCCGGTACCGACATCTTCCGTCTCGATCCCGCCACCGGAAGCGCTGGGAAGGTCACGACCATCCCCGGCAGGCAGTCGCTCGTCGGGACCTCGGAGGGTCGGCTGGTCCTGATCGAGGAGAACGACGCGTTCAGCGCCGACAAGAAGCTGACCACCGTCAGCGGCTCCGGGCAGCGGACCTCACACCGCTATCGGGTCGAAGGGACGACCGTGGTCGCATCGGAGATCGTGGGTGACCGTCTGATCTCCGTATCCCGGCAGGGCAAGGCCTCGGCCTACTCGCTGACCACGGGAAAGACCTTGTGGACCGGCCCGGTTGGCATCGAGATGCCCGACCAGGACCTGATGCAGGGCATCGCGTCTCCCGTGGTGTCGGACGGGCAGGGGGTCGTGTACTTCTTCGGCCCCACCGGAGATCTGTCCGCACTCGATCTGCTCACGGGCGACCAGGTCTGGCACGGTCACGTCGACATCGACAAGCCGGGGCCCGACTTCGGGGACTCGGCCCAACTCCTGCTCTACAAGGATGTGCTGATCGCCCGCAGCGGCAACAGGATCGACTCCTTTCTGCCGCGGATCAGCGACTGA